In Tursiops truncatus isolate mTurTru1 chromosome 9, mTurTru1.mat.Y, whole genome shotgun sequence, a single genomic region encodes these proteins:
- the KCP gene encoding kielin/chordin-like protein isoform X1, whose product MGRRKGHLLSKLLLPATKGRGKTKLLLLTVQPEGGGAVPREPLGLADIHDYQLQAPAHSSAPAGAPQERWRPLEERLGRLEAEVTELREQNKDLQGRVRQLESCECHVASPQCWGLGRAWPEGARWEPDACTACVCQDGATHCVPQPGLPHCHGCSHNGQAYGNGETFATDACTTCRCLEGAVTCTQKPCPRGPCPEPGACCPHCEPGCTGGHRSGETWQLEPCVICTCQAGTVQCQGPSCSELNCLESYTPPGECCPICRPGDLPPTLPRRPLSPRGFRTCLGSCLPSGNVHPPCSLLTSPSRWQPSPGCEYEGQLYEEGANFLSSSNPCLQCSCLRSLVHCVPMKCPSTPCPGPVLRPGHCCPTCQAQDCTEGGSHWEHGQEWTTPGDPCRICQCLEGHIRCHQRECASLCPYPARPLPGTCCPVCDGCFLNGREYRSGEPVGSGDPCSHCRCANGSVHCEPLPCPPTPCRHPGRIPGKCCPVCDSCEYQGHQYQSQETFRLQESGRCVRCSCQAGEVSCEEQECPGAPCTLSDSGPQLCPACVLGGEEFAEGVQWEPDGQPCTTCSCQAGVAVCRALLCSPAPCQHPTKPPGACCPSCESCTYHGQVYANGQNFTDADSPCHTCHCEDGTVTCSLVNCPPTTCARPQSGPGQCCPRCPASKWHLCSGSGLTGRGTVSLLLALSVFVSTPAHPPHRPDCILEKQVFLDGESFSHPRDPCQECQCREGHAHCQPRACPRASCAHPLPGPCCQNNCNGCAFAGKEYPNGADFPHPSDPCRLCRCLSGHVQCPARRCPPLPCPEPLLLPGECCPQCPATPSGCPRPGGGVPVRHQEHFSQPDDPCRRCLCLDGSVSCQRLPCPPAPCAHPRQGPCCPSCDGCLYQGKEFASGERFPSPTARCHICLCWEGSVSCEPRACAPAQCPFPARGDCCPTCDGCEYLWESYLSSQEFPDPREPCNLCTCLGGFVNCSRRPCEPLGCSHPLTPSGHCCPTCQGCLYHGVTAAPGETLPDPLDPTCSICTCQEGSMRCQKKPCAPALCPHPSPGPCFCPVCHRHMSPAGCLSQGREHQDGEEFEGPAGSCERCRCQAGQVSCERLQCPPLPCPLQVTEPGSCCPRCRGCLVHGEEHPERSSWEPPDSPCSSCMCHEGVITCARVQCVTSCAQPHLGPRDCCPPCSACEHEGRKYEPGESFQPGADPCEVCTCELQPEGTPSLRCHRRQCPSLVGCPASQLLPPGPQHCCPTCAQPLSPCTEHLRGSKLAPPDPCYTCQCQDLTWLCIHRACPEPSCPLLERHTPPGSCCPVCQECVVEAEGRRVADGESWRDPSDDCITCTCRRGRVECHLEECQALSCPHGWAKVRDAGRCCERCQAPAQSCVHQGRQVASGERWAVDACTSCSCVAGAVSCQSQRCPPLSCGPDEATALRPGSCCPRCLTRPASCMAFGDPHYRTFDGRLLHFQGSCSYVLAKDCRGGDFSVHVTNDDRGRSGVSWTHEVAVLLGDVAVRLLQGGAVTVDGRPVALPFLQEPLLYVEMRGHTVMLHAQPGLQVLWDGQSQVEVRVPGSYRGQICGLCGNFNGFAQDDLQGPEGLLLSTEAEFGNSWQVPEGPGPGRPCSKGREVDPCRAAGYRARREANARCRVLKSSPFTRCHAVVPPEPFFAACVYDLCACGPGFLADTCLCDALEAYASHCRQAGVTPAWRGPTLCVVGCLLDRGFVFDECGPPCPRTCFNQHVPLGELAAHCVRPCVPACRCPAGLVEHEAHCISPEACPPVLLTGDQPPSTLPNPSQKPQGQEP is encoded by the exons atgggaagaagaaagggacacCTGCTCAG CAAACTTTTGCTTCCAGCCACCAAAGGCAGAGGGAAAACCAAGCTGCTGCTATTGACAGTACAACCTGAAGGAG GTGGAGCCGTCCCCAGGGAGCCTCTGGGGCTTGCTGACATCCACGACTACCAGCTGCAGGCGCCGGCCCACTCCTCAGCCCCTGCTGGGGCCCCCCAGGAGCGGTGGCGCCCCCTGGAGGAGCGACTGGGAAGGCTGGAGGCTGAGGTCACGGAGCTCAGAGAACAG aACAAAGACCTGCAGGGGAGGGTGAGGCAGCTGGAGTCCTGTGAATGCCACGTGGCTTCGCCCCAGTGCTGGGGGCTGGGTCGGGCCTGGCCCGAGGGGGCTCGCTGGGAGCCTGATGCCTGCACAGCCTGTGTCTGCCAGGACGGGGCTACACACTGTGTCCCCCAGCCTGGGCTGCCCCATTGCCATG GCTGCAGCCACAATGGTCAGGCCTATGGCAATGGGGAGACCTTCGCCACAGATGCCTGTACCACCTGCCGCTGCCTG GAAGGAGCCGTAACCTGCACCCAGAAGCCATGCCCAAGAGGACCCTGCCCGGAGCCGGGAGCGTGCTGCCCGCACTGCGAGCCCG GCTGTACTGGAGGCCACAGGAGTGGGGAAACGTGGCAACTGGAGCCCTGTGTCATCTGTACCTGTCAG GCAGGGACGGTGCAGTGCCAGGGGCCCTCATGCTCAGAGCTCAACTGCCTGGAGAGCTACACCCCACCTGGGGAGTGCTGCCCCATCTGCCGGCCAGGtgacctcccccccaccctgccccgccgTCCCCTCAGCCCCAGAGGGTTCCGTACCTGCTTGGGGTCATGCCTTCCCTCGGGTAATGTCCACCCACCCTGCTCTCTGCTGACCAGCCCGTCACGCTGGCAACCCTCCCCAGGCTGTGAGTATGAGGGACAGCTTTATGAGGAGGGGGCCAACTTCCTGTCCAGCTCCAACCCTTGTCTCCAATGCTCCTGCCTG AGGAGCCTGGTTCACTGTGTGCCCATGAAGTGCCCGTCCACCCCCTGCCCTGGACCAGTCCTGAGGCCCGGGCACTGCTGCCCGACCTGCCAAG CCCAAGACTGCACAGAAGGTGGTTCTCACTGGGAGCATGGCCAAGAGTGGACCACACCTGGGGACCCCTGCCGGATCTGCCAGTGCCTG GAGGGCCACATCCGGTGCCACCAGCGAGAATGTGCCAGCCTGTGCCCATACCCTGCCCGGCCCCTCCCGGGCACCTGCTGCCCTGTGTGCGATG GCTGTTTCCTAAATGGGCGAGAGTACCGCAGCGGGGAGCCCGTGGGCTCTGGGGACCCCTGCTCCCACTGCCGTTGTGCC AATGGGAGTGTCCACTGTGAgcctctgccctgcccacccacGCCCTGCAGACACCCAGGCAGGATCCCTGGGAAGTGCTGCCCAGTCTGTGACA GCTGTGAGTACCAGGGACACCAGTATCAGAGCCAGGAGACCTTCAGACTCCAAGAGAGTGGCCGCTGTGTCCGCTGCTCCTGCCAG gCCGGCGAGGTCTCCTGTGAGGAGCAGGAGTGCCCGGGCGCCCCCTGCACCCTGTCTGACTCtggcccccagctctgcccag CCTGCGTGCTTGGTGGAGAGGAGTTTGCTGAGGGGGTCCAGTGGGAGCCTGATGGTCAGCCCTGCACAACCTGTTCCTGTCAAGCTGGGGTGGCCGTGTGCAGGGCTTtgctctgctccccagccccctgccagCACCCCACCAAGCCCCCTG GTGCCTGCTGCCCCAGCTGTGAGAGCTGCACCTACCACGGCCAAGTGTACGCCAACGGGCAGAACTTCACAGATGCAGACAGCCCTTGCCACACCTGCCACTGCGAG GATGGGACCGTGACATGCTCCTTGGTCAACTGCCCTCCCACAACCTGTGCCAGGCCCCAGAGTGGACCCGGCCAGTGCTGCCCCAGGTGCCCAG CTTCCAAGTGGCACCTCTGCAGTGGCTCTGGACTCACGGGTAGAGGGACTGTCAGCCTGCTCCTTGCACTGTCAGTCTTTGTCTCCACTCCTGCCCACCCGCCCCACCGCCCAGACTGCATCCTGGAGAAGCAAGTGTTTCTGGATGGCGAGAGCTTCTCCCACCCCCGAGACCCCTGTCAGGAATGCCAGTGCCGGGAAGGCCATGCCCACTGCCAACCTCGGGCCTGCCCCAGGGCCTCCTGTGCCCACCCGTTGCCTGGGCCCTGTTGCCAGAACAACTGCAATG gctgTGCCTTTGCTGGGAAAGAGTACCCCAACGGAGCagacttcccccacccctccgaCCCCTGCCGCCTGTGTCGCTGTCTG AGCGGCCACGTGCAGTGCCCGGCCCGCCGCTGCCCGCCCTTGCCCTGTCCAGAGCCACTCCTGTTGCCAGGAGAGTGCTGCCCGCAGTGCCCGG CCACTCCCTCTGGTTGCCCTCGGCCCGGGGGCGGGGTCCCCGTCCGCCACCAGGAGCACTTCTCCCAGCCCGACGACCCCTGCCGCCGCTGCCTCTGCCTCGACGGCTCCGTGTCCTGCCAGCGGCTGCCCTGCCCACCGGCGCCCTGCGCCCACCCGCGCCAGggcccctgctgcccctcctgtGACG GCTGCCTGTACCAGGGGAAGGAGTTCGCCAGCGGCGAGCGCTTCCCTTCGCCCACTGCCCGGTGCCACATCTGCCTCTGCTGGGAGGGCAGCGTCAGCTGTGAGCCCAGGGCCTGTGCCCCAGCACAGTGCCCCTTCCCTGCCAGGGGTGACTGCTGCCCTACCTGTGATG GCTGCGAGTACCTATGGGAGTCCTACCTGAGCAGCCAGGAGTTTCCGGATCCCCGAGAGCCCTGCAATCTGTGTACCTGTCTCGGAGGCTTCGTGAACTGTAGCCGCCGGCCCTGTGAGCCTCTGGGCTGCAGCCACCCGCTCACCCCGTCTGGGCACTGCTGCCCGACCTGCCAGG GATGCCTCTATCATGGGGTCACCGCTGCCCCCGGAGAGACCCTTCCTGACCCGCTCGACCCCACCTGCTCCATCTGCACCTGCCAG GAAGGCTCCATGCGCTGCCAGAAGAAGCCGTGTGCTCCAGCTCTgtgcccccatccctccccagggCCTTGCTTCTGCCCTGTTTGCCACA GACACATGTCACCCGCAGGCTGCCTCTCTCAGGGCCGCGAGCACCAGGACGGGGAGGAGTTTGAGGGGCCCGCAGGCAGCTGTGAGCGCTGTCGCTGTCAG GCTGGCCAGGTCAGCTGTGAGCGGCTGCAGTGCCCACCTCTGCCCTGCCCACTCCAGGTCACAGAGCCGGGGAGCTGCTGCCCTCGCTGCAGAG GCTGCCTGGTTCATGGGGAGGAGCACCCTGAACGCAGTAGCTGGGAGCCCCCCGACAGCCCCTGTTCCTCCTGCATGTGTCATGAGGGTGTCATCACCTGTGCCCGCGTCCAGTGTGTCACCTCCTGTGCCCAGCCTCACCTGGGGCCCCGTGACTGCTGCCCTCCATGCTCTG CCTGTGAGCATGAGGGTCGGAAGTATGAGCCCGGGGAGAGCTTCCAGCCTGGCGCAGACCCCTGTGAAGTGTGCACCTGTGAG CTGCAGCCTGAGGGAACTCCCAGCCTTCGCTGTCACCGGCGGCAGTGTCCCAGCCTGGTGGGCTGTCCCGCCAGCCAGCTCCTGCCCCCCGGGCCCCAGCATTGCTGCCCCACCTGTGCCC AGCCGCTGAGTCCCTGCACGGAGCACCTGCGGGGGTCTAAGCTGGCCCCGCCAGACCCCTGCTACACCTGCCAGTGCCAG GACCTGACTTGGCTCTGCATTCACCGGGCCTGTCCTGAGCCCAGCTGTCCCCTGTTGGAGCGCCATACCCCCCCTGGGAGCTGCTGTCCCGTGTGCCAGG aATGTGTGGTGGAAGCTGAGGGCCGGAGAGTGGCAGATGGAGAGAGCTGGCGGGACCCCAGCGACGACTGTATCACTTGCACCTGCCGt CGGGGCCGCGTGGAGTGCCACCTGGAAGAGTGCCAGGCCCTCTCCTGCCCCCACGGCTGGGCGAAGGTGCGGGACGCTGGCAGGTGCTGTGAGAGATGCCAAG CCCCCGCCCAGTCGTGCGTGCACCAGGGCCGGCAGGTGGCCTCCGGGGAGCGCTGGGCCGTGGACGCCTGCACCAGCTGCTCCTGCGTAGCCGGCGCCGTGAGCTGCCAGAGCCAGCGCTGCCCGCCGCTCTCCTGCGGGCCC GACGAGGCCACCGCCCTGCGTCCCGGCAGCTGCTGCCCCCGCTGCCTGACCCGGCCCGCTTCCTGCATGGCCTTCGGAGACCCTCATTACCGCACCTTCGACGGCCGCCTGTTGCACTTCCAGGGCAGCTGCAGCTACGTGCTGGCCAAGGACTGCCGTGGAGGCGACTTTAG CGTGCACGTGACCAACGATGACCGGGGCCGGAGCGGCGTGTCCTGGACCCACGAGGTGGCCGTGCTGCTGGGAGACGTGGCCGTGCGGCTGCTGCAGGGCGGGGCGGTCACG gtGGACGGGCGCCCCGTCGCCTTGCCCTTCTTGCAGGAGCCTCTGCTGTATGTGGAGATGCGGGGACACACGGTGATGCTACACGCCCAGCCGGGGCTCCAG GTGCTGTGGGATGGGCAGTCCCAGGTGGAGGTGAGAGTGCCTGGCTCCTACCGGGGCCAGATTTGTGGGCTCTGTGGCAACTTCAATGGCTTTGCCCAGGATGATCTGCAGGGCCCTGAGGGGCTGCTCCTGTCCACTGAGGCTGAGTTTGGGAATAGTTGGCAG GtcccagagggcccaggacctgGTCGGCCCTGTTCCAAGGGCCGTGAGGTGGATCCATGCCGGGCAGCAGGGTACCGTGCCAGGCGTGAGGCCAACGCCCGGTGCAGGGTGCTGAAGTCGTCCCCGTTCACTCGCTGCCATGCTGTGGTGCCACCAGAGCCCTTCTTTGCCGCCTGCGTGTATGACCTCTGTGCTTGTGGTCCTGGCTTCTTGGCTGACACCTGCCTCTGTGACGCCCTGGAAGCCTATGCCAGCCACTGTCGCCAAGCAGGGGTGACTCCTGCCTGGCGGGGCCCCACGCTCTGCG TGGTGGGCTGCCTCCTGGACCGTGGCTTCGTGTTTGATGAGTGTGGCCCACCCTGTCCCCGCACCTGCTTCAACCAGCATGTCCCCCTGGGGGAGCTGGCGGCCCACTGCGTAAGGCCCTGTGTTCCCGCCTGCCGGTGCCCCGCAGGCCTGGTGGAGCACGAGGCCCACTGTATCTCACCCGAGGCCTGCCCCCCAGTCCTACTCACTGGGGACCAGCCACCCAGCACTCTGCCCAACCCCAGCCAGAAGCCCCAGGGCCAGGAACCCTGA
- the KCP gene encoding kielin/chordin-like protein isoform X8, with product MGRRKGHLLSKLLLPATKGRGKTKLLLLTVQPEGGGAVPREPLGLADIHDYQLQAPAHSSAPAGAPQERWRPLEERLGRLEAEVTELREQNKDLQGRVRQLESCECHVASPQCWGLGRAWPEGARWEPDACTACVCQDGATHCVPQPGLPHCHGCSHNGQAYGNGETFATDACTTCRCLEGAVTCTQKPCPRGPCPEPGACCPHCEPGCTGGHRSGETWQLEPCVICTCQAGTVQCQGPSCSELNCLESYTPPGECCPICRPGDLPPTLPRRPLSPRGFRTCLGSCLPSGNVHPPCSLLTSPSRWQPSPGCEYEGQLYEEGANFLSSSNPCLQCSCLRSLVHCVPMKCPSTPCPGPVLRPGHCCPTCQAQDCTEGGSHWEHGQEWTTPGDPCRICQCLEGHIRCHQRECASLCPYPARPLPGTCCPVCDGCFLNGREYRSGEPVGSGDPCSHCRCANGSVHCEPLPCPPTPCRHPGRIPGKCCPVCDSCEYQGHQYQSQETFRLQESGRCVRCSCQPACLVERSLLRGSSGSLMVSPAQPVPVKLGWPCAGLCSAPQPPASTPPSPLVPAAPAVRAAPTTAKCTPTGRTSQMQTALATPATARYLPRLAVALLSPSRGPPPLPSHLLPGWDRDMLLGQLPSHNLCQAPEWTRPVLPQVPRLHPGEASVSGWRELLPPPRPLSGMPVPGRPCPLPTSGLPQGLLCPPVAWALLPEQLQWLCLCWERVPQRSRLPPPLRPLPPVSLSATPSGCPRPGGGVPVRHQEHFSQPDDPCRRCLCLDGSVSCQRLPCPPAPCAHPRQGPCCPSCDGCLYQGKEFASGERFPSPTARCHICLCWEGSVSCEPRACAPAQCPFPARGDCCPTCDGCEYLWESYLSSQEFPDPREPCNLCTCLGGFVNCSRRPCEPLGCSHPLTPSGHCCPTCQGCLYHGVTAAPGETLPDPLDPTCSICTCQEGSMRCQKKPCAPALCPHPSPGPCFCPVCHRHMSPAGCLSQGREHQDGEEFEGPAGSCERCRCQAGQVSCERLQCPPLPCPLQVTEPGSCCPRCRGCLVHGEEHPERSSWEPPDSPCSSCMCHEGVITCARVQCVTSCAQPHLGPRDCCPPCSACEHEGRKYEPGESFQPGADPCEVCTCELQPEGTPSLRCHRRQCPSLVGCPASQLLPPGPQHCCPTCAQPLSPCTEHLRGSKLAPPDPCYTCQCQDLTWLCIHRACPEPSCPLLERHTPPGSCCPVCQECVVEAEGRRVADGESWRDPSDDCITCTCRRGRVECHLEECQALSCPHGWAKVRDAGRCCERCQAPAQSCVHQGRQVASGERWAVDACTSCSCVAGAVSCQSQRCPPLSCGPDEATALRPGSCCPRCLTRPASCMAFGDPHYRTFDGRLLHFQGSCSYVLAKDCRGGDFSVHVTNDDRGRSGVSWTHEVAVLLGDVAVRLLQGGAVTVDGRPVALPFLQEPLLYVEMRGHTVMLHAQPGLQVLWDGQSQVEVRVPGSYRGQICGLCGNFNGFAQDDLQGPEGLLLSTEAEFGNSWQVPEGPGPGRPCSKGREVDPCRAAGYRARREANARCRVLKSSPFTRCHAVVPPEPFFAACVYDLCACGPGFLADTCLCDALEAYASHCRQAGVTPAWRGPTLCVVGCLLDRGFVFDECGPPCPRTCFNQHVPLGELAAHCVRPCVPACRCPAGLVEHEAHCISPEACPPVLLTGDQPPSTLPNPSQKPQGQEP from the exons atgggaagaagaaagggacacCTGCTCAG CAAACTTTTGCTTCCAGCCACCAAAGGCAGAGGGAAAACCAAGCTGCTGCTATTGACAGTACAACCTGAAGGAG GTGGAGCCGTCCCCAGGGAGCCTCTGGGGCTTGCTGACATCCACGACTACCAGCTGCAGGCGCCGGCCCACTCCTCAGCCCCTGCTGGGGCCCCCCAGGAGCGGTGGCGCCCCCTGGAGGAGCGACTGGGAAGGCTGGAGGCTGAGGTCACGGAGCTCAGAGAACAG aACAAAGACCTGCAGGGGAGGGTGAGGCAGCTGGAGTCCTGTGAATGCCACGTGGCTTCGCCCCAGTGCTGGGGGCTGGGTCGGGCCTGGCCCGAGGGGGCTCGCTGGGAGCCTGATGCCTGCACAGCCTGTGTCTGCCAGGACGGGGCTACACACTGTGTCCCCCAGCCTGGGCTGCCCCATTGCCATG GCTGCAGCCACAATGGTCAGGCCTATGGCAATGGGGAGACCTTCGCCACAGATGCCTGTACCACCTGCCGCTGCCTG GAAGGAGCCGTAACCTGCACCCAGAAGCCATGCCCAAGAGGACCCTGCCCGGAGCCGGGAGCGTGCTGCCCGCACTGCGAGCCCG GCTGTACTGGAGGCCACAGGAGTGGGGAAACGTGGCAACTGGAGCCCTGTGTCATCTGTACCTGTCAG GCAGGGACGGTGCAGTGCCAGGGGCCCTCATGCTCAGAGCTCAACTGCCTGGAGAGCTACACCCCACCTGGGGAGTGCTGCCCCATCTGCCGGCCAGGtgacctcccccccaccctgccccgccgTCCCCTCAGCCCCAGAGGGTTCCGTACCTGCTTGGGGTCATGCCTTCCCTCGGGTAATGTCCACCCACCCTGCTCTCTGCTGACCAGCCCGTCACGCTGGCAACCCTCCCCAGGCTGTGAGTATGAGGGACAGCTTTATGAGGAGGGGGCCAACTTCCTGTCCAGCTCCAACCCTTGTCTCCAATGCTCCTGCCTG AGGAGCCTGGTTCACTGTGTGCCCATGAAGTGCCCGTCCACCCCCTGCCCTGGACCAGTCCTGAGGCCCGGGCACTGCTGCCCGACCTGCCAAG CCCAAGACTGCACAGAAGGTGGTTCTCACTGGGAGCATGGCCAAGAGTGGACCACACCTGGGGACCCCTGCCGGATCTGCCAGTGCCTG GAGGGCCACATCCGGTGCCACCAGCGAGAATGTGCCAGCCTGTGCCCATACCCTGCCCGGCCCCTCCCGGGCACCTGCTGCCCTGTGTGCGATG GCTGTTTCCTAAATGGGCGAGAGTACCGCAGCGGGGAGCCCGTGGGCTCTGGGGACCCCTGCTCCCACTGCCGTTGTGCC AATGGGAGTGTCCACTGTGAgcctctgccctgcccacccacGCCCTGCAGACACCCAGGCAGGATCCCTGGGAAGTGCTGCCCAGTCTGTGACA GCTGTGAGTACCAGGGACACCAGTATCAGAGCCAGGAGACCTTCAGACTCCAAGAGAGTGGCCGCTGTGTCCGCTGCTCCTGCCAG CCTGCGTGCTTGGTGGAGAGGAGTTTGCTGAGGGGGTCCAGTGGGAGCCTGATGGTCAGCCCTGCACAACCTGTTCCTGTCAAGCTGGGGTGGCCGTGTGCAGGGCTTtgctctgctccccagccccctgccagCACCCCACCAAGCCCCCTG GTGCCTGCTGCCCCAGCTGTGAGAGCTGCACCTACCACGGCCAAGTGTACGCCAACGGGCAGAACTTCACAGATGCAGACAGCCCTTGCCACACCTGCCACTGCGAGGTACCTCCCCAGGCTTGCTGTTGCCCTGCTGAGCCCCTCCCGGGGCCCACCCCCATTGCCTTCTCACCTGCTCCCAGGATGGGACCGTGACATGCTCCTTGGTCAACTGCCCTCCCACAACCTGTGCCAGGCCCCAGAGTGGACCCGGCCAGTGCTGCCCCAGGTGCCCAG ACTGCATCCTGGAGAAGCAAGTGTTTCTGGATGGCGAGAGCTTCTCCCACCCCCGAGACCCCTGTCAGGAATGCCAGTGCCGGGAAGGCCATGCCCACTGCCAACCTCGGGCCTGCCCCAGGGCCTCCTGTGCCCACCCGTTGCCTGGGCCCTGTTGCCAGAACAACTGCAATG gctgTGCCTTTGCTGGGAAAGAGTACCCCAACGGAGCagacttcccccacccctccgaCCCCTGCCGCCTGTGTCGCTGTCTG CCACTCCCTCTGGTTGCCCTCGGCCCGGGGGCGGGGTCCCCGTCCGCCACCAGGAGCACTTCTCCCAGCCCGACGACCCCTGCCGCCGCTGCCTCTGCCTCGACGGCTCCGTGTCCTGCCAGCGGCTGCCCTGCCCACCGGCGCCCTGCGCCCACCCGCGCCAGggcccctgctgcccctcctgtGACG GCTGCCTGTACCAGGGGAAGGAGTTCGCCAGCGGCGAGCGCTTCCCTTCGCCCACTGCCCGGTGCCACATCTGCCTCTGCTGGGAGGGCAGCGTCAGCTGTGAGCCCAGGGCCTGTGCCCCAGCACAGTGCCCCTTCCCTGCCAGGGGTGACTGCTGCCCTACCTGTGATG GCTGCGAGTACCTATGGGAGTCCTACCTGAGCAGCCAGGAGTTTCCGGATCCCCGAGAGCCCTGCAATCTGTGTACCTGTCTCGGAGGCTTCGTGAACTGTAGCCGCCGGCCCTGTGAGCCTCTGGGCTGCAGCCACCCGCTCACCCCGTCTGGGCACTGCTGCCCGACCTGCCAGG GATGCCTCTATCATGGGGTCACCGCTGCCCCCGGAGAGACCCTTCCTGACCCGCTCGACCCCACCTGCTCCATCTGCACCTGCCAG GAAGGCTCCATGCGCTGCCAGAAGAAGCCGTGTGCTCCAGCTCTgtgcccccatccctccccagggCCTTGCTTCTGCCCTGTTTGCCACA GACACATGTCACCCGCAGGCTGCCTCTCTCAGGGCCGCGAGCACCAGGACGGGGAGGAGTTTGAGGGGCCCGCAGGCAGCTGTGAGCGCTGTCGCTGTCAG GCTGGCCAGGTCAGCTGTGAGCGGCTGCAGTGCCCACCTCTGCCCTGCCCACTCCAGGTCACAGAGCCGGGGAGCTGCTGCCCTCGCTGCAGAG GCTGCCTGGTTCATGGGGAGGAGCACCCTGAACGCAGTAGCTGGGAGCCCCCCGACAGCCCCTGTTCCTCCTGCATGTGTCATGAGGGTGTCATCACCTGTGCCCGCGTCCAGTGTGTCACCTCCTGTGCCCAGCCTCACCTGGGGCCCCGTGACTGCTGCCCTCCATGCTCTG CCTGTGAGCATGAGGGTCGGAAGTATGAGCCCGGGGAGAGCTTCCAGCCTGGCGCAGACCCCTGTGAAGTGTGCACCTGTGAG CTGCAGCCTGAGGGAACTCCCAGCCTTCGCTGTCACCGGCGGCAGTGTCCCAGCCTGGTGGGCTGTCCCGCCAGCCAGCTCCTGCCCCCCGGGCCCCAGCATTGCTGCCCCACCTGTGCCC AGCCGCTGAGTCCCTGCACGGAGCACCTGCGGGGGTCTAAGCTGGCCCCGCCAGACCCCTGCTACACCTGCCAGTGCCAG GACCTGACTTGGCTCTGCATTCACCGGGCCTGTCCTGAGCCCAGCTGTCCCCTGTTGGAGCGCCATACCCCCCCTGGGAGCTGCTGTCCCGTGTGCCAGG aATGTGTGGTGGAAGCTGAGGGCCGGAGAGTGGCAGATGGAGAGAGCTGGCGGGACCCCAGCGACGACTGTATCACTTGCACCTGCCGt CGGGGCCGCGTGGAGTGCCACCTGGAAGAGTGCCAGGCCCTCTCCTGCCCCCACGGCTGGGCGAAGGTGCGGGACGCTGGCAGGTGCTGTGAGAGATGCCAAG CCCCCGCCCAGTCGTGCGTGCACCAGGGCCGGCAGGTGGCCTCCGGGGAGCGCTGGGCCGTGGACGCCTGCACCAGCTGCTCCTGCGTAGCCGGCGCCGTGAGCTGCCAGAGCCAGCGCTGCCCGCCGCTCTCCTGCGGGCCC GACGAGGCCACCGCCCTGCGTCCCGGCAGCTGCTGCCCCCGCTGCCTGACCCGGCCCGCTTCCTGCATGGCCTTCGGAGACCCTCATTACCGCACCTTCGACGGCCGCCTGTTGCACTTCCAGGGCAGCTGCAGCTACGTGCTGGCCAAGGACTGCCGTGGAGGCGACTTTAG CGTGCACGTGACCAACGATGACCGGGGCCGGAGCGGCGTGTCCTGGACCCACGAGGTGGCCGTGCTGCTGGGAGACGTGGCCGTGCGGCTGCTGCAGGGCGGGGCGGTCACG gtGGACGGGCGCCCCGTCGCCTTGCCCTTCTTGCAGGAGCCTCTGCTGTATGTGGAGATGCGGGGACACACGGTGATGCTACACGCCCAGCCGGGGCTCCAG GTGCTGTGGGATGGGCAGTCCCAGGTGGAGGTGAGAGTGCCTGGCTCCTACCGGGGCCAGATTTGTGGGCTCTGTGGCAACTTCAATGGCTTTGCCCAGGATGATCTGCAGGGCCCTGAGGGGCTGCTCCTGTCCACTGAGGCTGAGTTTGGGAATAGTTGGCAG GtcccagagggcccaggacctgGTCGGCCCTGTTCCAAGGGCCGTGAGGTGGATCCATGCCGGGCAGCAGGGTACCGTGCCAGGCGTGAGGCCAACGCCCGGTGCAGGGTGCTGAAGTCGTCCCCGTTCACTCGCTGCCATGCTGTGGTGCCACCAGAGCCCTTCTTTGCCGCCTGCGTGTATGACCTCTGTGCTTGTGGTCCTGGCTTCTTGGCTGACACCTGCCTCTGTGACGCCCTGGAAGCCTATGCCAGCCACTGTCGCCAAGCAGGGGTGACTCCTGCCTGGCGGGGCCCCACGCTCTGCG TGGTGGGCTGCCTCCTGGACCGTGGCTTCGTGTTTGATGAGTGTGGCCCACCCTGTCCCCGCACCTGCTTCAACCAGCATGTCCCCCTGGGGGAGCTGGCGGCCCACTGCGTAAGGCCCTGTGTTCCCGCCTGCCGGTGCCCCGCAGGCCTGGTGGAGCACGAGGCCCACTGTATCTCACCCGAGGCCTGCCCCCCAGTCCTACTCACTGGGGACCAGCCACCCAGCACTCTGCCCAACCCCAGCCAGAAGCCCCAGGGCCAGGAACCCTGA